The region ATTTTGTAAGAAAATATAAGAAGGGCATTTGGAGAGCTGCAAAACCTAATAGTGGCAAATACTTAAATTCCCCAACTCTAATTGTTacattttgggatggatgaaGCATGTATTAGTGAATGTCAACATAAACAAAATCCAATGATACCTGATATTGAATCCAGTGCTAAGAGATCATAATCTGAGACAACACCAACCTGCGGATGGGAAATAAACAGATTAATGCAACACTTATACATTCTATATTGTATAGCGACACAATATTATAACAGGACAAAGCATGTTTAACAGTCAATGATGCCTTTGTTTCAGAGTTTTATGGTTCACAGATCCAAAAGCAGCAGTGGTTAACATGTGCTCATAAATCTAGGAGAATTAGAATGTACAATTCATGATTAATAATActatttatagataatttgGAGATCAAGTTGAGTTGCCACTTAAAAAGGGATGATAttcttttattaataaaacaagaaatatatatatatatattccatctGTCAGCTATCTCTTAGGCCAACTTATCCCTGGcacggaaaatatagtaatagattagtacatgattaattaattattaattattagaaaaatataaaatagattaatatgattttttaaaacaactttcttatagaaaatttttgcaaaaagtacaccgtttagcagttcaggaagcgtgcatgtggaaaacgagggggcAAGTTAACTTACGGGGGgcaaacgaacgcagccttagtaTCTCAAGTTCACTCATATCAGTTTATGCCTTTCTCCCCAATCTACTACCCTAATCCCCTTGAAGCAATGGCATCTAGCCTTCCTCTACAAGTAACTATCTCcgtaaaatattatacagCTTACCAAATTCCATTCATCATCAATAACAGGAAAGCCAGTTATCCTATGCTCCACCAGCATCTCAAGGGCTGCTCAAAGATAAGATAAGTTTGTAACTAGtaataaaagaaagaagggcACAGCATATAAGGGGGAAGAAACCTTCATCGACTGAAGTTGACGGCTTCACAACATGGAGTTCTTCCCTTTTAGTCATAAAATCACCAACAGTGTAAATTCCGCTATTTTGCTGAACAACAAGAATTCAGGAGctcaataaatattaatatccATAAAAACATCTCAAATCTGTAAATAGAAATTTGAGAGTGCGTCATAAAATTTGGAAGTCAAGCATGATAGAGAAGGATGTTATAACAAGTCCACAATTCAACCTTGAACTTTACGCTGTCTAGACACAACCTTCGCCTGACCCAGCCCTGGTTTTGGACTGACTAAACCCTACATCAGATGCTCGCAGTTCAATGAAGCCTCACCGTTACTAGGATATGCCCATATGCATGTCGATTTAATATTCATTCTTCCCCATCCTCTCTTCTTTCCCTCCCAATCCCCCCACTCAGCAACAGAAAAACAGCAGGAGGCACAGCCTGATTGAGCTCAGTAAAGGTGCACTCTTGGATGAAGCCTAGATATCCATAGCAAATTCTATCAACTCAGATCTTAAGTGCGAGTATACACTATTCAGTACTGAATTGTATCGGTTGGTTTAATATATACTGATTTGACAACAAAAGGAATGCAGGAGTAGTCTTTACTATGCCAATGGAAACTGCAACCGCACTTGATGGCTATGCACTCATGTTGCATCAATTTGAGGACGGCGATGGTGGTGGGCTGCTGATTTTGATGGTCAGCAGAAACAGGTTGGCCTCATGTGGCTTGCTTAGATCTCCATGCTGAAGTGATTCGGCTGAAACAAACGTATCCATGGGTATCCAACTATCCATGGGGCACTTCATGGCTGCTGCAGTGGTGCATCCATAACTTGGGCATTGTTGTCATGCATAATTGCATACCACCAGTGAGGTCCACCTGCAGGCTACAGATTTGGCGAACGAAGAAAAAGGTAAAAGGGTTTCTAACCAGTGACCATCTTGACACACATCTATATCTCATAAGATGGTGCCAGGCCAAGTGGAGCCAGGTGAATCTGAAAGAACCAAGTCCATACATTCTTTCCCAGTGGCATCAAAGCTGACCTAAGGGCAACATTGCATGTTCTGGTGAGGGAGTAACATTGAACCCCAGTCAACGTGGAGGAGGTTACTGGAAACTATGGAGAGATGAATAGAAAGGAAGTAGGACAACAAAACCTTTTAACCACGCCCAGAAAACTGTAAACCTGGTGGGTGTCATATTATCTTTTCAAGCTTACCAGGGAACAAGCAGAAGGAACTCAAATCATTTACTGACAGGTAAAAACAACTATGCTTACAAAAACAGAAGCATCTCATCAATGTATCATCTATGTAGTGCACCAGCTGAAAGGGTCAGATGAAAAGAGTCGATGGATTAACGACTACAGTTTTACCACAAAGCTCTTTGCTCAGTTTTCCAGATTCTCCTTAACAATGAAAATTCTGGCAAGCTACAGATTCTAAGATCTTGAGGTAAGGTAACAAGAACCTAACTAATAGCTGATCGTATTCCACTCATTAGTTTGGCACCTAGGGAAATAGTTGATCATATGCCACTCATTATTAGTTTGACGCCCTAGGATTTGCCACTCTCTAAAAACTAATTGAATTTTGCCCACCTTTTACTTGTTATTTCTCTGGGCTTTGTCATTTACCATACATTCATGCTTTCTTTTCTactttgattatttttcagcaacATCAAAATTCCTCCCCATTTTGTCGGTACCTCTAAGTCTTTGATTATGATTGCATTCTTCTATCAGTTGAAGAAAGCCTCTACTCATGCTGATGGatgtctccctctctcttcagCTCTGCTTGCACTCAAATAGCTTGACTGAGTTCCAATATAACAAAGAATCAGAATCACTACAGGAACACATAAACTTGGTCAATTCCTTATTAGACAGAGGAGGACTGAATAAGGGATGGTGCCCGATCAGGAGGACCTAACGGCCAACTCTAGAGTAATATCAACTAAATAGTGGAATTTATATTAGATTTAgtaagggcctgtttggttgCTAATCACATTTTGCCACCATGAGCCAACAAAGATATACTTGCCTAAGTTGAGGTTATCAAATCCTTAGCCAAACCCTGACAAGTCTAAAGGGAAtcttgccattttttttctaaatcatCGAGACATGCGGGACCTAGTTTCTGGAAGAGAATCTTGCCACAACTATGACTGCAACCAAATAACTGTCAATTTAATCAAAGTCGTCTAAAGTTAGACATGGCAAAGTTTAGCTAgcaaccaaacaccccctaaatcCTAGATTGTCTAACTAATGGATCACATATGCTCAATTATCCTCTGATGTGAAATTAAGTGACTTTGTGCCACTGGCAGTGGATCCACCTCTCTCTATGTCCACGCGTCGGTGGACACAAGGTCAGGTGTGTAATCTCGTAATAATCCGAAGATGCTCACAACCACTTTAAGCAATCTGCACTTCCCAAATGAACAGCACAAGCCATTGAGTTCTTGCCCAAACAGACCCCGATGCGTCCACGCCACAATTCACCTCCGAATACTAAGCCAATAGAACAGCACGAATAAGCAAGGCAACGGCGCGAGCCGAACTCACCCCGGCGACGGAGGTGTGATGCGGCAGGCCGCACGCTGCGgggggcgccgcggcggcggacgctcGGACTGAGGCCCTGGATGGCCGTGCAGCgggagccgccgccacccgtgGCCCCGCGGGCAGGGAAGGcccccggcggccgccgcgggcgaCGACCGAGCAGTCGGCGCAAAGGAGCAGCAGCGTGGCGTCCATGGCTTCCCGTAACACACTCTTCCTGTCCTCGCGTCGGGGTTAATCGTGGGTGGGAGAGTGGCGAGCGAGAGGGTGAGGAGGAACCTGTGGCTCCGCCTGCGCCTATGTCCTGTCTGGGTAGAACGGAACGGCAGAGAGGCTGGGGATATTTTCGTTACACACGGGAGTAGTAGATCTGTTTGGTGTTGTCGCGTTAGAGAATTGATGAGACGGAGAAATGGTCAGATTTTTTTAGGAGGAGCAAttataatagtaggctataagctggctaaataattatgtgaataaaaaagggaaagagaaagaagataaATGAGTTATAATCTTATAGTCAGTTTAGATACAAGAACCATGAAACTACGTGAGAGAGACATGTGGGTCATgtatttaatgataaagagctgactattatatgagtgggctaagagcaggtacaatagaaggctataagccagctatatgcatattttaaagagataagagggaaaAGAGAATAGAGGTaagctattaatttatagtcagctgcacaCGAACTCTaagacacagtgtgtgtatgacatatgggaccatgtactaatgttttataggtaactattgtataagttaactattagattgactatagataaattgaaacCAGTAGTTGAAtatgctattgaacttgctctaagagaaGACTGTAAGAACCATATatccagcttgttggctatattattagccttgctctaaggcATTCATGgcaagttttattaataatgtCACAAAATAATTGCATCATCCAATAATTTGCATCCACTCCCTCCGATCACATAATAGTTGTTTGCGTGTGTTCATGGGGGAAAATGGGCATTTGGTCACATTCAATTTCGCCAGAATGTCATCCCGAAAACGCGTTTCATTAAAATACTATTCTGGAGCGAAGGCTTACGGTCATTTTgtcaattttcttgttttattcaatttctcaatttttttttg is a window of Oryza brachyantha chromosome 8, ObraRS2, whole genome shotgun sequence DNA encoding:
- the LOC102703237 gene encoding CBS domain-containing protein CBSX1, chloroplastic-like; the encoded protein is MDATLLLLCADCSVVARGGRRGPSLPAGPRVAAAPAARPSRASVRASAAAAPPAACGLPHHTSVAGQNSGIYTVGDFMTKREELHVVKPSTSVDEALEMLVEHRITGFPVIDDEWNLVGVVSDYDLLALDSISGNGLAEADIFPEVDSTWKTFREIQKLLSKTNGKIIGDVMTSAPLVVRETTNLEDAARLLLETKYRRLPVVNSSGKLVGIITRGNVVRAALEIKKKLEGNL